TCCACGGTGCACCATGCACCGTGGGCTCCTTGGGTGCTTGAGGCACcgtggtgcgcgcagcaccatTGCAGGGGTGCCGCGCAGCACCCTACAGTGCGCGCTGCACCACCATGCTCAGGTGGTGCGTGCTGCACCACCGTGTGTGGGGTTGGTGCGTGCTGCACCACTGTGTGTGGGTGGTGAGCGCTGCACCACAGCAGCGGCTTCGGCCAAatattcccttttttttttgttaaaaaaaatgcagcacCACATGcgcaaatcacaaaaaaaaaaaaaaaaaacacagtttACATGAAAGAAACTGGAAGCAATTataaaagctctgataccaattgttagaaagcacagcggaaagtacctcaagTCCAGCTTGtaaagttgctccacaagttttTCCAGATTGACAAGAGTTTTTACTTGTGGTAAAGCGTACTACGTAGTATAAAATTAGAGTAACGCTTTAACACTCTACAACCTAAATATTATcttaaaagagaataaaaaagagagagttttttCTTCTGCTGATCGTATACTTGCATCACCGGAGGGGGGCTTTTTATTGCCCCCTTAAGGCTAGCCCCTGCATGCAACGCATGCAAGGCAtttaacgcatggcttaaaaagCCATCCGTTAGGTGAAATAGGAAAAGATGGTGGGCGGCCCCATCAGTTAACAGACGTTGATTCTGGGTTAAGAACCACGCATGAGCGCAGTTTTTCAAAGTTAAGAGGACACTTTGAAAACAACGAAAAGATCACGAGGAAATTAATAATGCAAGAGAGACAGGTAGATATATATCTGTAAGAAGCATAAGTTGTAGGCCGCTACTTTTTGCTCATGACGTCCATGATTATTTAGGTTCGCGTCCAGCATTCTCCAGTACTTACTGAGCAAGGTAATCTCCATTTTTCGTTTTTTATCGATCTTTTATTTATGGATCTTGTTTGTAATTATCTATTAATTGTATGCCGGAAGTGATGAATTAGTAAACAGTACTAGCGAGTGATCTCCACGCGAAATATTGCAGATCGATCGGGTAAAGCTGTTAACTTAGACTTAAAACTTAtgatcaaaagcaaaaatttatACTCAAATTTGTTTATGTAATCAGATTCACATAAACTTTTGACAGGATAATAACATGATTAGATATGATCAGATATATAAGAGTTATTATGTTGGTAGGTACGCAGGTTTGATCTTTTGTAGTACTGTTTATCTTCCTCGGACTTCCCACTAGTAGCCGTTGGCATCATTATCTGTTTGATGATCGTTCTCTCGGacatttcttttataatattcttaGTGTTTTTAGTGGAAGTGGGGAGTCTTTTAGCGTTGGTTTGTCTGATCAGTAAGGAATTCTTATCATCTTcgaaacaaaaataacaaaatttcctcttcctttaaataattaaaacggtgtatattatattaaaccAATTGTTCCTATATAAACCCTagctaattttttgttttgtgatcGTTCTGGTCCTATGCAGTTCTAGAAAATTACTGATCTCAAGCTTGAATCTACGTAGTGTTCACAAAATGGCGCATCATGAAAACCAACCAAAATGGAAAGGAAAGGCTAATGCAAAGGTAGAGGGTCCCAAGGCAGAACAAGTGTGGCCTCTCTTGGAGGACTTCTTTGGGCTTAATAAATGGTTCCCAACTCTGAGCACATGCCTTCCTGTTGAAGGCATCTCCGGCCAACCTGGCTGCGTGCGTTACTGTGCTGGCTTCAAAACCCCTGTTAATAATGGGGAAGAAATAGTGAATTGGACTAAGCAGAAGCTGCTTTCCATTGACAAAACTGAACTGACTTTTAGCTATTCCATTATTGATGGAAACGTTGGGTTCAACTCCTACGTATCGACAATAAAAGTGGTGCCCAACGAAGATGGGTGTAATGTTGAGTGGTTGTATGAGGTTGAACCAGTGGAAGGCTGGACACAGGAGGATTTGAAAACTTTTATCACCTCAGGCTTGCTGGTGATGGCTAAGAGAATGGAAGAAGCTCTCCAAGCAGCTCAAACCTCGGCCTCCTGATCAGTAAGCGATGAATCATGAATCGTTGGTACTGTCGTAGCTAGTACGTGCCTTAATTAATTACTGTACTTCTTAATGTTGGTTTTACTTTACTGTTTGTCCTTTTCGTCGCTGCTTGTATGCACCATCGTGATTCGAAAATTAAATAAGATCAGTAATGATATAATCAGAAGAAGTACAacattattcacaaaattaaattgttGAGTTACTAATTAATTTGTACGACTTTGATCTTGTAATAAAATTTCTACTAATTTTGTAATACCAGTACCTCTACTTCGTACGCAATTAATATTAGGggcgtaaaaaaaaaaattgatggacCAGACCAAACCTATAGGATTGGTCCAGTCTCGAGTTTGATTCAATTCGGtaccgattttatttttcttaaaatcaatcaaaatcaatttgattccgatttttctttttttaaaatcggaccgaaccggttcatatatatatatatattatttttttctattgtatataatttctgtatataatatatacttaataaaaaatagttttgtattatatgataaattactaattaatataatattaaatcttaaattttatattattttgtttattgaattaatagttatactaatattatataatgcatattaatagttatactaatactatatcactatatattataatatatcactatagtctataatacaattataatatatcttattataatatactacaatatattatcactatagttttatatactatattatatattatatataatatataatatagtgcattaaaattgaaaaatcagaCAGAACCGGATCAGAAATCGGTAAAACtggagtaccggtttaggagggtaactggtgcgtaatcggttttaaaaaatgcaaaatcgaTACATACCAATTTGatcttaaattttgtccaaaatcggaccagaccgaaccgattacacccctaattAATATTGTGGGCTAGCTAATTAATCTGATCTATCTATATATCTCCCTATTCGACTCCAACTTTGATATTTGGATGTTTGGTTGTTTCTCATACTTAGAAAAATCTTTCCTAATGGTAGCCATATCACCCATAAGTGACTCTAGTTGAATCCTGTAAATGTCTGCACAAATCTTATTCATTTCATTCTCCGAAGGCAAACATAGAAATGCCCTGTTCTTTTGCAGTGAAGGAGAGGGTTCGAGAATGACTGAGTGCCCTAGCCCATGTGCATAGCCAGATCTGATCCCTAACACTTCTTTGAAAACAGATACAACCACATCATCACCATCCTTTTTCAAGTCCTCCTTATTAACTTCTCGACCATAAGATTCTGAATATCATAATTCAAAATATCATGAGATTAGTGAATCAATATCATGTAGTCCATCGATAGATAGAAAATCAGCCAATGCAAACTCACATAATTGTGTTCAGTTGTTGTATTGATAAATTTTCACTTCTGCCTTGACCAGTGAGTTTCTTTAAAATACAATCAGATTATCGTCTCacactttaataaaataaatgacaaGTAAGGCTCAAACTCCACTTTGATAAAccacatatattatatttaatactataaatcttacattttcttccaattggCTAACAAAGCATTTCTTCTCATCTATATGTTTGACCTTCTATTTTTTCCTATTAGTAGTGTTTCTTCGAGACTACTCctgaaatattttagaaaatatcaAATCCCCTATTTACACTTACTGCTTGATGCTAAAAAGAGAGCAATGACCAAAAAGACTGGCTGCTATAACATAACAAAAATAAGGATGACTAGTGTTAGAATTTGTGGCCAACCATTGTCACAACTCACAAGTATCTTGAATGTGTCGTTGGCCCACCTTTCACATAGCTACTCCCAAAGGTTTCTCCACCATGAACGTTCCACCAGATAGTGCCTGCTCATGCGATGTATATTTTAAGTAGAGTTTGTGTAGTTGATAGTGATATGTATTATACTTATCGGCGAGCGTTATTATCACAATTTCACGATGGTTGTCTTTTGCCCAATCCAACACATAGTTTGTCCTGAAATTCAAACCTTATAGAAACATATGTTTTGTTTCTCTAAAACACCACGTAAAAACTCATAAATAGCAtcattaatacatatatatatatatatataataaactactACTCTAACATGATTGATGAACTTGTGTTTCTCCTTCTTGGCTACCACAGTTCTGCTTGCATGCCTAATTTTCACATGTACTTTAACTATTTAGCTCACTCAACTAGTAAAGATGGAGGCATTCTCGCATGATGGACCTCTATGCTAATCCTTTACATGTAAAGGAATCTTGAACAACTTTCAAAGGCGTTCAAATGTTGTACCCTTCACAAGCccttgacctttttttttttaatcagttgGACTATATATCGAAGTTAATAAACTTGTTATGGtgaaaaacaagaataatattgtAAACTCATAATGTTAGTATTCGTGGCAAAAAATTATCCATAGAACAAAATTGCCATTAATTGCCATACCCATAATAATATTTTCCTGATCTCTATCATACTCTACATTTATGGACACTTGTAGGCCCAAATCTGATACTGCTTGAGTTGAATCATTTAAAAGGGCCTCCACCTTGTCTCGTAGGTTTCTTGTCTAAGGCAGTGCATCTGGGCCTCTATGTATAAAGCTGATATTGGTCTAGAACATCCACCTTGTCCCCTCCATCCTCCCTTTGTAGATTGCACCATCCCTGTATTTATTGGAATTAATTCTACTTTTCAACATGCAACCCACAATATAGCCATTAACAATGGCTAATTTGTTATATGGCGACATGggttcatttttataaatttaactactactaattcctcatcAACAATTTCATTTCCCTATACACATAATTGTTTCTCCTTTACCAAATATGCAAATTTAACAAAACATCACTTTCTCAGGTTACAAGAGATGAACAAATGATCCTAGATAACCTGCACCATGGGACCTCTCACGAAAATACTAAATCAGATTTccatataattaaaatgaaacaCAAATACGCAttgagaaatttgagaaaagtgaaCCAAATAAGCCTTGCATGGGAGAGGAAACCTTGAAGAGGGTACATTTCTATCCCCTGGGTTCACCAAACTtagcaaaaataacaaaaaacaaaaacaaaaggccaCAAATTTCTTCCCCACCCACAAGTTTGTTCAATATTTACAACTGTTTTTGGGGCATCCTCATATGCAAACTTGAGTAAGTCTATGGCAAACAAGTGTCAAACTTCCAGCCACAATCTCAAATTAGTTTACAAGAGATCAGCAATTACAAAAGTTTTAGTATAAGCCTCAAGAAAATTTGATATGAGTAAAACCACACAGAAATAAAGCAAACGATGTCTAAAATCTTGATGAGGATAAAAATACCTTTTTCTATCTCTAAGTTGCTTGACTCAGCCCTGTTGTGGTGTAAAactattgagaaaattcaaaatcAGTGATTGACATGGATAAAACTACACAAAAATTAAGCAAAAGATGTTTGAAATCATTAGGGGAAGAAGCCTTGGTGAGGATAAAAAAATACCTTGTTTTGTCTCTGAGTTATGTGACTTAGCCTTGTTGTGGTGTAAAACCACTGAGAAAATGTGGGGAAGTTGTTTTGTGTAGAAGGGGCCTGCTCTGGATAAAGAAGAAGGCTCCACTTATtcttgagaaagggattaggcaTGCTGAATGCTCCTTAGTCCAACTTCATAAAGCTTTGGAATCTTGCGTCGGCTTATAAcctttgtattaaataaaatattacagttCTAAGTTCCCTTACACCGACTTCGTTTGTATAAAATTGAACGAACTGACCTACTAAGTGAGAGAAAACTGATTGGACCAGTTCCAGTCTGTTCAGCAATTTTTTGATCATTTTTGCAAGTGGCCGCTCTGGCAAACATGCAAACATATATTGAAGTGAAGTTAGCAAACCCAAAAAATGACATAAAGTTggcaaagttaaaaaataacaagttCGGTAAACATATATGGAAGCAACAAATTGGGAAACTTCAAATATACTACATATTCAATGATTCatattgcaaaattttataatgaaaCAAATGCGGAAGGCTAGAAGCAAAGTTAGAAAAcccatcaaaatcaaaatcataccgagagagagagagagagagagagagagagagagagagagagagagagagagagatagagagatgggACGTGAGACAGAGAGATGACGTCGGAGTGAGATGGGTCTCACCAATGGACAACTAGGCAGAGAGATGTctaagagatgagagagagaaatagcacaaagaagagaaaaagataaatgaaaGGGTATACTTGAGATGAAGAGTTCAGCCCTAACCAAAAAAGACGTCGTTTTAtgtattaaaccaaacaacgtcatttattattattattattttcttttcctaaaaCTAAGTTATAAAATGACGTTTTTTTACCTCACTTAAATTAAACGATGTCATTCtatataagaatatatatatatttatatattatatcggTCAGTTCAACAGTTTGAACATAATTCAAATCGAAATTGAACTAACCTCAGTTCGACCGATTCTCCACTAACTTTGGCTAGTTCCAGAATCCTACGGCTAATTCCAGTGGTTCCTATTCACCCCTACATATACCCTACATATAGGACAAACTTTTCACTTTGAATTGTCTTATCAAGCTATAGCTCAGACTCTTGGTAACTTTACTATGCTTCATAAGTTCTTGTTGTCTCTAACATATTTTTGAATTCTCTTCCATTCTAGTATAGTACCTGGTACACTATACATCCTCATTCCTTTTCATTTAGAATTTCAACATGTTTCAATTTGTTTTGACCAATTCCTAATTACGTTCTGCTTCAAACTGTTTTAATGgcaattttgtaattttcttgaatttggatgacatttttgtaaattttgaatCTATATAGCAttcatgtaattttaaaatctaaaatggattttaaaatatgtcccctcattctctctctctcttttttttttaatatcattatttttaataatttcttgacattttttttctttgttttttatttttttttttctcaactcaagtttgtgattttcttaatattatctTTTGACACTAATATCTCTATCTTTTTAACGGTTTTTTTGAGTATAAAGATGAAACACAAACCATCTCAAATTTTTTGGTATGGTCAAAAAGCAACTCACCTATCCAAAGATATTTACTCAGAGATGGTCTTATCTCAGTCCAACAGTGAAAGGCTCAGTCCAACTCTCCTTTATCTCAAAACTATTCATTGAAATGACTACACCCTTACTTCTCTCAGACCAGCACTACAAAGCTTAGCCATAAAATTTTCCATCTTATATAGTGTTGCCTTTCATCTGTGGTGAATACACAGACATTCCGTTctagttataatttataattagaataGTGTATGTTTTGTATTGTCTTGcaataattttgaattaaataaattggaaaaattttgaatttttgaattaaataaattggaaaaaaataaaattgtgaatTTTCTAATCTATAATTGATAATTACAATGATGTATTTTATATTGATAATTGACTACTTTTTTGAATTTCTGAATTAAataagtttggaaaaaaaaaacttggaaaTTTTCCATTTTAATAAGTTAGGGgatttttcaattaataattaataatttttaatagaaatatattcataaatattaatcaatcattaaaacactttcaaacccccataaaaagttaaaacgaTCACATCTCACTTCTACATCCAAACATATTTTACAATGGGACACACACTTTGACAAATCTAActcaaacattttaactcaaagcatctcactattatttataaatttctcatctcatctcaattctcaAATGAGCCCTTaatatttttgatatatattcattttataaatcttcaagtCTTCCATAtatacatttattattttttttctcaagaaaaaGGGGATGGGGCAACCGACGTAGCAACCCTCCCTGGGCGTGACCATAGGAGCCCCTTCCCACTGTAGAATGTCCGGTCTGAGTTATAGATATTGCCTCAAGGCAAGCCCATCATCACAGCACACTCAAAGTATCTAGCTCGTCAAAAACCCATCATATGGCCCAAAGGCCATGTTTTACTATAACAAGTGGTTTCAACTTACGTCCTGACTAAACTTCTAGCCTCGAAGCCAAGGAACACAAGCTCGTGCCAACTGAGCTACCACCTTGgtgatatattatattcatttacatatataggtatttattttattaattattagtttgcGACAGGGAACTTACAAGGAGGACGTGTGGTAGATCTGGGGTGACAGAAAGTGTTTGGTAGCAGTTTTTGTGGAGGTTGGCTAGTTCACGGCAACTGTGGTCATGTTGGGGCCTTGCTACCATTGGTTTGTACATGGTGCAGTGGCCTAATCATGGTTGACTATTTGTGATTGCTATGGCTTGGAGGAGAGGAGATGTAGTTTACAGTAGGGTTGTTTCTATCCCAATACAGTGGCACTAGTTTAGAACGGAAAGGATGTTGGCCTTGTTGTATGTGGTGGTGAAACTAGCTACGGTCACACAGCTTTCCAAAGTGAACCGTCGTGCTTGGACTCCTTCGGCACAACAATTAGGTGGTTCGACGGTGGAGGATGTCCTACTATCATGACTTGTCTACAACTTAACATGGTGGCTGGGCTTCATGGTGCAAGGTTGCTCTATTTTCGGTATTGTAAAATAGAGGACGTGGGAGAGGCTTGCATAGTGGCTTGTAGGAGTGGGCAACGGGGCCCCGCACCCAACCTGcattcgccccgcccccgcatggcgGGATGGGAAACACCGCCCTGCATGGGCTAGGACGGGGCCCCCCCGCCATgcatctagtccccctagcAGGGGCGGGGGGCTGGGAGGGCCCAACCCCACCCTtcatttcccccgccccgccctccctatatatattatatatatatataaacataaatatttttatatatactaaaacataaatatatgtttatatatataaatataaatatatatttatattttagaaattgtgtagatataaatatatattataatttgttagacttgtttataaagtatgcattagcaaatttaaaaactatatagtttaaaactacTACACCACAACTTACATAATATATACACTAGCAAATTTAAcaactacataatttttaaattatagtcatatttataaaatttaaatttacaatttggatctaaaaatatatttttgatcacttttggatctagaaataatttttaaataaaatgaaatatagttaatatttaaTGTGAAAATGAGGCAGGGCAGGGGGTGGAGGGGAAAACCCCACCCTCGCACCATGTGGGGCCTAGTGGAACTACCCCGCACTGTATGGTGCTGGTAGCACCCCTAGTGGCTTGCAGTAATCCTACAATGACATAGCTCTTTGTAGTTGGCTTTTAGAGGTGCTAGCAGCGAAGAGAGATGTTTGCATGCTACGAATGTGCATAGAGGGTGGACATGTGACAACATTCTCTTGTCGTTCCTACTAGGGCTAAAAATCGACCTATACAGTTCTGTTTTATGGAAAAATCGAAACTGGATTTTGGCCCTGAAAACCAGCTGAAACCGATCGTTTAAGGGGGAAAACTGGCTGGATCGGTTGTCGGCCAGTTCATGGTCAGTTGGTGGGTTTGGTCagtttgggccattttttggagcCATTTTTCAGCTTTTTGGGCCTTTCTACCCCAGTCATAATAttattgggcttttttttttttctcaattcatCATCTAAGATCTTTTTAAACTTTTGTTCTCAACTAATCATCCAATTCTCAACTAGTAACTACTAAGTTACTAACtggtaactaataactatattgcctactacataattaaaaaataaggaaaaataacTTCATTAGAATCCTAGAtgtttagtattacatattacgAAACAAGCCAAGTTGCCTTAAGCATACCAAAATGCAAGTAAAACATTAACATAAATCAATGAAAACAAATTGTCTTAAAAACTTAAACATAACAACAAtgcaaatataaataaaatattgatctTCATGTTTGCTCATTGCTGCTTCAAACCTTTAACCTTCAACCTTCAATCTTCAATAGTTGTGACGTTTGATTGAACGCCcaattctataataataagtaaaaataaaaataaaatatcaaatgttagtgaatgcagattatgaaaaatgtttcaattaaattataatgaaaacaaataaaacattatcCGATTCTATTATGAAACTCTCTACATTATCCATAGCCTCCAGGATATTAATGGGCATTGACGGAtgccttaaccaattttgagtgcaaataaGTGCTTCAACGGTTCTTGAAGCCAACGAAATCTGAAAAGGATCAAGCACACGACCTCCCGTACTAAATGTTGACTCGGACAAAACCATGGAAGCAAGCATTGCCAATAAGTCTTGTGCAATCTTCACAAGTATACGATAGTTAGGCTCATTAATTTTCCACCAAGTCAACAAATCAAACGATGGGCTAAGTGCCTCACAACCATTCGATAAATATTGATGTACTTCTGTTTTGGCAATACTAGATCCCATTACGGAAGATGCCTTATACCACTCCTGAAACCATTTGGTCTCACATTTGGCATCACCATCAATCATGGATTTAGATGTTGGAGGGGGTTGAGGAACTTGGGCACTCGTGGTGGAACCATATTTAGAAGTATATTCTGCATATAGATCCTTTAATACTTGTTTCACACTTGAGACCAATGCCTCAGCATGAAACTCATCATGAATTTTCTTCAAGTAGAAAGTAAGAACCCCTAACTTGCTTCATGGATAGCACAATAGCAATTAACTTGAACAAGTTCATCCTACCTAATGACCctcaatacttatcatattttgttCTCATGCTTATGGCCATGCTCCTCAAACAAGTATCAGTACTCTCGCTCAACGTGAGCCTTTGGTACCTATCAAAAGGCCCAcgtttatgaggatttttaGGACATGAAGGCAAATGATTTTGGGGTTTTGAAGTTCAgttcctctttgagtggcaAGCGTATATCTTGCCATAATAATTACATTTAACTTTCAGATCACCTACAGGACAACCCTCCTCCTTCATAAAATGACCAATCAATACATCCTTGCATTTTCCTTTCTTGGGTAatggacaagtactactagtAGGGGCACTAGAGGGTTTTGATGTTTGGGTCTCCCTC
This is a stretch of genomic DNA from Carya illinoinensis cultivar Pawnee chromosome 3, C.illinoinensisPawnee_v1, whole genome shotgun sequence. It encodes these proteins:
- the LOC122305721 gene encoding lachrymatory-factor synthase-like yields the protein MAHHENQPKWKGKANAKVEGPKAEQVWPLLEDFFGLNKWFPTLSTCLPVEGISGQPGCVRYCAGFKTPVNNGEEIVNWTKQKLLSIDKTELTFSYSIIDGNVGFNSYVSTIKVVPNEDGCNVEWLYEVEPVEGWTQEDLKTFITSGLLVMAKRMEEALQAAQTSAS